The genome window GTGAAGAATGCGATGCGGTCCAGCGACGGTGCAGCGGCGTCCGGGCCGTTCTCCGGCGTCAGCACGCGCTTCAGCGTGTCCGCCGCGGCGATCTGCAGGTCCACCCACTCCAGCGCTCCCGCGCCGACCAGGTCGAGCGCGTTGACATCGGCGTGCGAGGCCAGCCACGGGGCGATCTCCGCGGGCGACCCGGTGAGGATGTTGACCACGCCGCCCGGGACGTCGCTCGTCGCGAGCACCTCGCTGAGGCTGATCGCCGACAGCGGGAAGCGCTCGCTCGCCACGACAACGACGGTGTTGCCGGCGACCAGGGCCGGCGCTATGGCGCTGACGAAGCCCAGCAGGCTGGAGTCCTGCGGCGCGACGATCGCGACGACGCCGGTCGGCTCCGGCACCGAGATGTTGAAGTACGGGCCGGCGACCGGGTTGGCGTTACCGGCGACCTGGGCGAACTTGTCGGCCCAGCCGGCGTACCAGACCCAGCGGTCGATCGCCTCGTCCACCTGGGCGCCCGCGACGGCGGCGGAGACGCCCTCCGCGGACACGATCTCGTCCACGAACTGGGCCCGGCGGCCCTCCATCAGCTCGGCGATCCGGTAGAGCACCTGGCCGCGGTTGTACGCCGTCGCGCCGGCCCAGCCGGACAGCGCGCCGCGCGCGGCCACGACGGCGTCACGGGCGTCCTTACGGGAGGCCTTGGCGGCGTTCGCCAGGAACGCGCCCTTCGCCGAGACGACCTCGTACGTGCGGCCGGACTCCGAGCGCGGGAACTTCCCGCCGATGTAGAGCTTGTAGGTCTTCGGCACGGCCAGGCGGCTCATTTCGTCGCTCCCTTGCGGGTCGTGGTGCGGGTGGAGGTGCGGGAGGCCGTCACAGCGGGACGTGCAGCGGGCAGCGAGCGGCCGGGCACCAGGTAGGCGCCGAGGCCGTGCCTGCCGCCCTCGCGGCCGTAGCCGGACTCCTTGTAGCCGCCGAACGGGCTGGCCGGGTCGAACCGGTTGAAAGTGTTCGCCCAGACGACGCCGGCGCGGAGCTTGTCGGCGACGGCCAGGATGCGGCTGCCCTTGTCGGTCCAGATGCCGGCCGAGAGGCCGTACGGCGTGTTGTTCGCCTTGGCGATGGCCTCCGCCGGGGTGCGGAACGTCAGCACCGACAGCACCGGGCCGAAGATCTCCTCGCGGGCGATCCGGTGGCTGGTCGAGACGTTGTCGAAGATCGTCGGCGCGAACCAGAAGCCGTTCTCCGGGATGGCGCACTCGGCCGTCCAGCGCTCGGCGCCCTCGGCCTCGCCGATGTCGGAGAGCTCGCGGATGCGCTGCAGCTGCTCGGCGCTGTTGATCGCGCCGATGTCGGTGTTCTTGTCCAGCGGGTCGCCGAGGCGGAGCGTCGAGAGGCGGCGCTTCAGGCGCTCCACGACCTCGTCGTGCACGCTCTCCTGCACCAGCAGTCGGCTGCCGGCGCAGCAGACGTGGCCCTGATTGAAGAAGATGCCGTTGACGATGCCCTCGATGGCCTGGTCGATCGGCGCGTCGTCGAAGACGATGTTCGCGGCCTTGCCGCCGAGCTCCAGCGTGAGCTTCTTCTCGGTGCCGGCCACCGAGCGGGCGATCTCCCGGCCGACGGCGGTGGACCCGGTGAACGCCACCTTGTTGACGTCCGGGTGGGCGACCAGCTCGCGGCCGGTCTCCCCGGCGCCGGTGACGATGTTGACGACGCCGGCGGGGAGGTCGGCCTGCTGGACGATCTCCGCGAACAGCAGTGCGGTCAGCGGGGTGGTCTCGGCCGGCTTCAGGACGACGGTGTTGCCCGCCGCGAGGGCCGGGGCGATCTTCCACGCCAGCATGAGCAGCGGGAAGTTCCACGGGATGACCTGGGCGGCGACGCCGAGGGCGCGCGGCGCGGGGCCGAGGCCGGCGTGCTCCAGCTTGTCGGCCCAGCCTGCGTAGTAGAAGAACCAGGCGGCGACCAGGGGCACATCGACGTCGCGGCTCTCCTTGATCGGCTTGCCGTTGTCGAGGCTCTCGGCGACGGCCAGCTCGCGGGCGCGCTCCTGGATCAGGCGCGCGATGCGGAACAGGTACTTGCCGCGGTCGCTGCCGCTCATCCGCGACCAGACCCGGTCGTAGGCGCGGCGGGCGGCGGCCACCGCGCGGTCGACGTCGGCGGAGTCCGCGGTCGCGATGGTCGCGATGCGCTCCTCCGTGGCCGGGGAGATGGTCTGGAACGGCGTGCCGTGGCCGTCGACGAACTCGCCGTCGATGAAGAGGCCGTACTGGTCGCGCAGGTTGAGGATCGCGCGCGACTCGGGGGCCGGGGCGTACTCGAGGAAGCTCATGGTGTTGTCGTCCCGTCTCAGTCGATCGTCACGTAGTCGGCGCCGGAGTAGTGCCCGGTGTGCAGCTTCTGGCGCTGCAGCAGCACGTCGTTGAGGAGGCTGGAGGCGCCGAACCGGAACAGGTGCGGCTGCAGCCAGTGCTCGCCCACGGTCTCGGCGACCGTCACGAGGTACTTGATGGCGTCCTTCGACGAGCGGATGCCGCCCGCCGGCTTCACGCCGATCTCCTCCCCGGTCAGCCGGTGCCAGTCGCGCACGACCTCCAGCATCAGCAGCGTCACCGGGAGGGTCGCCGCCGGCGAGACCTTGCCGGTGGAGGTCTTGATGAAGTCGGCGCCGGCGAGGATGCTCAGCCAGGACGCGCGGCGCACGTTGTCGTAGGTGTTCAGCTCGCCGGTCTCCAGGATCACCTTGAGGTGGGCGTAGCTGCCGTCGTCGCGGCGGCAGGCCTCCTTGACGGCCACGATCTCGTCGAAGACGAGCCCGTAGCGGCCGGAGAGGAAGGCGCCGCGGTCGATGACCATGTCGATCTCGTCGGCGCCGGCCGCGACCGCGTCGGCGGTGTCGGCGAGCTTGACCGGGAGGGAGGCGCGGCCGCTCGGGAACGCGGTGGCGACGGCGGCGACGTTGATGCCGCCGGCCTGGCCGGTCTCGCGGGCGACGCGGCCCGCGTGGGACGCGCCGAGCGCCTGGACCGCGTAGGGCACCATGTCGCCGTACACGCAGACCGCGGCGGGCCGCGGCGCGGTGAGGTCGCTCGGGTCGGGCGTCAGCGCCTTGGCGACGAGCGAGCGCACTTTGCCCGGCGTGTCGGCGCCCTCCAGCGTGGTCAGGTCGATGAGCTCGATGATCTTGTCGAGCGCCCAGGCCTTGCTGGTGGTCTTGATGGAACGGGTGCCGAGGCCGGCGGCGCGCTGCTCCAGCCCGACGGCGTCCACCCCGGGGATGCCGCCCAGGTAGCGGCGGAGCGAGCCCTCGGTGAGGTCGCCGCCCAGCACCTCGACGGCGCGGGCCGCCGGCGCGAGGGTGCGCACGGGCGGTGTCGTTTCGATGGTCATGACATCTGCTTTCTCATGTTCGGCGCGCGGCCGAGGAGGTCGTTGGCTGTCGACTCGTCGGTGATCAGGGTTGTGCACAGCCCGCTGGCGACGACCGCGTGGGCGATGCCGTGCTTGGCCTCCCCAGCGATGACCGCGATGGACGTGCCCGCGTTGCGGAGCTCGTCCAGGCTGAGGCCAAGGGTGCGGCTGTCGAGCTCGGGGTCGGCGACCTGGCCCGTGTCGTCGATGAAGCGCCCGACGACGTCGCCGACGGCGCC of Leifsonia shinshuensis contains these proteins:
- a CDS encoding aldehyde dehydrogenase family protein translates to MSRLAVPKTYKLYIGGKFPRSESGRTYEVVSAKGAFLANAAKASRKDARDAVVAARGALSGWAGATAYNRGQVLYRIAELMEGRRAQFVDEIVSAEGVSAAVAGAQVDEAIDRWVWYAGWADKFAQVAGNANPVAGPYFNISVPEPTGVVAIVAPQDSSLLGFVSAIAPALVAGNTVVVVASERFPLSAISLSEVLATSDVPGGVVNILTGSPAEIAPWLASHADVNALDLVGAGALEWVDLQIAAADTLKRVLTPENGPDAAAPSLDRIAFFTETKTVWHTKSLL
- the deoC gene encoding deoxyribose-phosphate aldolase; translation: MTIETTPPVRTLAPAARAVEVLGGDLTEGSLRRYLGGIPGVDAVGLEQRAAGLGTRSIKTTSKAWALDKIIELIDLTTLEGADTPGKVRSLVAKALTPDPSDLTAPRPAAVCVYGDMVPYAVQALGASHAGRVARETGQAGGINVAAVATAFPSGRASLPVKLADTADAVAAGADEIDMVIDRGAFLSGRYGLVFDEIVAVKEACRRDDGSYAHLKVILETGELNTYDNVRRASWLSILAGADFIKTSTGKVSPAATLPVTLLMLEVVRDWHRLTGEEIGVKPAGGIRSSKDAIKYLVTVAETVGEHWLQPHLFRFGASSLLNDVLLQRQKLHTGHYSGADYVTID
- a CDS encoding aldehyde dehydrogenase family protein — encoded protein: MSFLEYAPAPESRAILNLRDQYGLFIDGEFVDGHGTPFQTISPATEERIATIATADSADVDRAVAAARRAYDRVWSRMSGSDRGKYLFRIARLIQERARELAVAESLDNGKPIKESRDVDVPLVAAWFFYYAGWADKLEHAGLGPAPRALGVAAQVIPWNFPLLMLAWKIAPALAAGNTVVLKPAETTPLTALLFAEIVQQADLPAGVVNIVTGAGETGRELVAHPDVNKVAFTGSTAVGREIARSVAGTEKKLTLELGGKAANIVFDDAPIDQAIEGIVNGIFFNQGHVCCAGSRLLVQESVHDEVVERLKRRLSTLRLGDPLDKNTDIGAINSAEQLQRIRELSDIGEAEGAERWTAECAIPENGFWFAPTIFDNVSTSHRIAREEIFGPVLSVLTFRTPAEAIAKANNTPYGLSAGIWTDKGSRILAVADKLRAGVVWANTFNRFDPASPFGGYKESGYGREGGRHGLGAYLVPGRSLPAARPAVTASRTSTRTTTRKGATK